The genome window CCACGAAGATGCCGACCCATGCCGTGATCGGCACCGCCAGCAAAGAGATGAAGGTGATGAACGGGCCGTAGAAACTGTCGGCGATCAGCATGAAGTAAATCGAACCGGCAAAGATCGCCACGATGTCGACGATCACCGCATGCACGCGCTTGACCTTCAAACCGAGGGTCAGGGTGGTGAGACCCGCCGAGTACACCGATAGGTTGTTGGACAGCAGCAACCCACCGAACGCGGTGATCAGGTACGGCACGGCCATCCAGGTCGGCAACATGTCGCGGATCGCGATGATAGGGTCAGTGGCCGAAGCCAGGTCATTGTTGCCCACCGACAGCAGGCCGCCGAGGGTGATCAACAGCACCAGCGGAATGCCCGCACCGAACGCCGCCGACGCCACCAGGCGCACGGCCTTGACGCTGCGGTGCTGGTAGCGCGACATGTCGGCACCGGCGTTGGCCCAGCCGATACCGGTGCCGGCCGCCATGGTGCCGACGCCGATGATCATCGCGCTCAGCGGTGCCGGGGTGGCGTTGAACACCGCGCTCCAGTCGATGGTGGCGCAGAGGAAACCGCCCACCAGGATGTTCAACGCGCCGAACACATAGGTGGCCCACTTCTGGATCACCAGCAAGGTGGCATGGCCCAGGCCGGACACTGACAAGGTCAGCAGCACAAAGATGGCGATGAAGACCAGGGTGAGCACCGGCGCGCTTTTGGCTTCGACCGGCGAACCGAACAGGATCGAGCACAACGACAGCAGCACAAAGGCGGCGGTAGTGGTGTTGACGGTTTCCCAGCCCAGGCGCGACATCAGCGACACCAGGGTCGGCCCGATATTGCCGCGCACGCCGAAGATGGCGCGGGACAGGGTCAGGCTGGGCGCACGACCACGACGGCCGGCGATGGAGATAATGCCCACCACCGCAAAGGAGCCGGCGGCGCCGAGGATCGCAACGATGATGGCCTGCCAGATCGCCAGGCCGCGAAACGCGACCAGGGTGGCGCCGAGCGGCAAGCCGAGGATGCTGATATTGGCCGCGAACCACACCCAGAACAGTTGCAGCGGGTGGCCATTGCACTCGCCTTCAGGAACCGGTTCGATGCCGCGTGTTTCCAATTGCCCGGCGCTTTGGCCGGAAGATGTGCTGCTCATGAGGGGTGCTCCAAGTGCCTGTATTGTTGTGGTTGTGGCAGAGAATCAAAGCGTTGACCGGTCATCCTGACTCGATGAATCACTGTAGGAGCGAGCTTGCTCGCGAAAAACGTCAGGGCGCCGCGTGCTGCCTGGCTTTGCGCGTTATCGTTAACGTCCCTTCGCGAGCAAGCTCGCTCCTACGGGGTGCGTATTGTGAGCAGCCCCTGGACCAAGGGCTGCAGGTCCAAATCATTGACCTGCTTGATCTGTTCGATCAGCGCCTCAGGCCAGCACTGCATGCCCAGGCACGCACCGAGCATGGCGCCGAGAATCGCGGCGATGGTGTCAGTGTCACCGCCAAGACTGGCCGCCAGGCACAGCGCCTCGAAAGCACTCATCTCGCCCACCGCCACTTGCTGGGCCAGGGCAAATGACACCACCACCGACTCCTGGGACGCGACGGAGGTACCGATCAATTCGTACAACAGGTCGGCGAACAGGGCCTTGTCGCCGCTGCCGACGCTCAAGGTCCGCGCCCAACTGATGCGCGTGGAAATCCGCCCACCGGCGATCCAGTGACCATGGCCTTCGGCCTGCTGGGCAACCTGGGTGCCGATGTTCAACGCTTCGCCCAGGTCCACGCCGTTGATTCCGGCTGATACCACCGCCGCCACCGCCGCCGCACTGGAAATACCCAGGGTGGTGTTGTGGGTAACCTGACAGGCCTGGATCACCGCCTGGATAAACGGTGCCGGGTCACTGACATCGGCGGCAATCCCCACCGGCGTGATGCGCATCGCGGCGCCGTTGGTGGTGCCGTAACGGCCAGACTCTTCCGGGGTGTGGCCGGCGAGGATCATGTCGATCGCGCGCTTGGTGGAGGGGCCGAGCAAATCCTGCGAGCCCTTGGCACGCATCACCGCTTCCCAGTCGATCAGGCGTTGGGCAAGCACAGTGGGTTCAATCTTGCCTCGGCCTTCCACCAGCAACTCGCCCACCAGGATGGCCTGTTCGGTGTCATCGGTGATGGAGCCGGCGGGCATGTTCGGTGCGATGGGCTGGTCCGCGTCGGCGTCTTCAAGGCCGGTGATGGCACCGAAACGCGCGCGCACCTGTTCGCGGCTCAGGGACTGGGTCGGCATGCCCAGGGCATCGCCCAAGGCCAGGCCGTAGAAGGCGCCGAGGGCGCGATTGAGCGGGGTCATTTCGAGTTTCCAAATTGCAGGTGCAGGCGAAAGTGCAGGGGATCGAGCAAGCTTTCGACGTACTCCATGAAACGCTCGCGACGGTCGTAGGTGGTACGCGAGGCCTTGAGGAACACCGTGCCGGCTGGCCGGCCAAGCAACTCGGCATCTTCATCGCTGAGGGGCTCTGCACCGATCCATTGGTCGCCTTCGGCGCCGACATAACCGTAGGCAGCCAGGGTAATGGTCAGGGAATTATCGATCAGGCCGACTCTCGGCAGGCCCTCCAGGCCTCCGGAAGCGGGCATCAGCGAGCGTTCCAGGGACACGGCAGTGCCGTCAGTGGTGCGACGGCGACGGTCGAGGGCAATGAATTGGTCGCTGCCAAAACGGCTGAACAGGTCCGGACGGGTCACCGCTTCCAGGCGCAGGATATCGGTATTGACCTTCGCACCGGTGTCCGCCAGGGCTTGGGCCCAGCCACTGCGCTGGTCGAGCACCATGCCGTCAAAGGTGACGATGGAGCCGACGCCGCTCTGGGTCGCAATATAGTTACGCCGCTTGAGTTCGGCGAGGGCCTCACGCAGGGTGCCGCGGCTGACCGCGAACTCCTCGGCCAACTGATGCTCGCCCGGCAGCAGGAAACCGTCGGCCATCACCCCACCCTCGATACGGCGGATGAGCTCGTCGACGACGCGTTTTTTCTTATCAAATCGAACATGTCTAATCATGTACAAATTGATAACGCAAAGCGCCCATGTGCAGCAAGTGAATTATTTCAGGGAAATGAAAAAACCGGCCTCAGGGTTCCAGGCCAATGGGGAAAAACTCCCCTGCGCTCCAGACGCCCAGCCAGTTCTGACCGTTGATCGGACGGCTCACTGCCAGCTCCACCAATTGGTAGAACGCATTGCGGTGCACCAGGGCTTCGAGGTTGCTGCGCACTCGCACATAGGGCGCAGGTTCCTGGGTGACGGAATCGATCACCACCCGCAGCGGGTGTTCGAGGCCGGCTTCGACCTGCTCATCGACGTTAGTGGTGAAGCGCAGCACCTGGCTTTCGCCCTGCCCTTCGACTTCCAGGGTAATGGCGACAAACGGCGCATCATCGACGGTGATGCCGACTTTTTCCACGGGGGTGATCAGAAAGTAATCATCGCCATCGCGGCGGATGATGTTGGAGAACAGCTTGACCATCGGCTTGCGCCCGATCGGCGTGCCCTGGTAGAACCAGGTGCCATCACGGGCGATGCGCATGTCGATATTGCCGCAGAAGTCCGGGTTCCACAGGTGCACCGGGGCCGGTCCCTTGCCTTTGGGCAGTTGGGCCAACAGGTCGTTGGCCTTGGCGGTATCGGTCATGGGGTTCTCCTGGTCCTTACTGATCACTCATCCCCAGCAGACCGCGAGCATACTGCGCCAGCGGGCGGGCGATCAGGTCTTGTGGCTTGTTGTCGTGGAACGTCAGTAAACCGCCACGACTGCGAATACGGGCAGTATCAATCAAATACTGGGTGCTGGTCTCGATCAACATGATCTGGATAACGCCGCTGTCCAGGCCGACACGGTCGAGGGCCTCCTGGTCAGCCCATTCATCCGCGTTGCCGATGCGGTCATCCGCCTTGGCGAAACGGCAGTACAGCAGGTAGTGAGCCCCCGCCGCACGGGCTTCGGCCATGGCCTGCTCCAGGCCTTCGGGCTGACGGGCGCGGCGCACCATGGGGAAGTATTCGACAAAACCATTGAAGGCTTCTTCGGCCACCACGTTCGGACGCGGATAGGCACTGCCCGGCGGCACAAAGGCGCCCTGGGCGATAAAGACGAAGGAGTCCGGCTGTATGCGTACCGAGGCGGTACGGCGGGTATCGCTGTAGTCGAGCAAACCGGCGTCGCTCATCTGATAGCGGGTGCCTTCGGCCATATCGCTGACGGTCATGCAGCCACTCAGCGTCAACGACGCCAGCAACAAAACCAGACTACGCATCCTAATCCTCCAGAAGCCGGTGACGGAAAACCGGCGAATGGGCGTGTGATGCAGGTTTTGCGCCATTTGGTGACAACCCATAACAAATGTGGGAGGGGGCTTGCCCCCTCCCACATTTGGTTGTGTGCTGTCTGGGCGGGTTGGTTAGCCGCCGATGATCTTCATGATGGTTGCACCGCCCGAGAAGGCCACTTCCTGTTTGTCGCCCAGGGCCTTCATCAACAGGCCTTGCAACGCCGGCAGCGCTTGATGGCGCGGCTTGTCCAGCAGGTCGCCGACGTAGTGACGGTTACTCGACGACAGGCAGCCATGCAGCCAACCAGTGGACGACAAGCGCAACCGCGAACAGGTGCGGCAGAACGGCACGCTCTCGTTGGCGATCACACCAAAGAAACCCTTGCCCGGCACTTCGTAGCGTACGGCCGTGGCGTCCACGGGGGCGTTGGCTTGCAGGTATTCATACTGTTCGCCGATCAGGCCCAGCAGTTGTTGCAGGCTGACAAACTGCTGCAGGAACGCGTTGGAGTCCTTGGCCAAGTGGCCCATGCGCATCAACTCGATAAAGCGCAACTCGTAGCCACGCTCCAGGCAGTAGTCGAGCAGCGGCATGACCTGGTCGAGGTTCTGGCCGCGTAACGGCACCATATTGACCTTGATCTTGATGCCGGCAGCGCGGGCCCGGTCCATGCCGTCGAGCACCGTGGCCAGGTCGCCACCACGGGCGATACTACGGAAGGCATCCGCATCCAGGGTGTCGAGGGACACGTTGATGCGCTTGATCCCGGCTTCCACCAGCAGCGGCAGCTTGCGCGCCAGCAGTTGGCCGTTGGTGGTCAGGCTGATATCGCTGAGACCCATCCCCCCCACGGCGCCCATGAAAGCTTCCAGCTTGGGGCTGACCAGCGGCTCACCGCCAGTGATGCGCAGGCGGTCGATGCCCGCCGCTTCGATCAGGTATTCCACACCACGGGCCATGGCCTCGGCCGAGAGTTCGTCCTGGGCAGCCACCAGCCGCTTGCCGTTGGGCACGCAGTAGGTACACGCGTAATTGCAGGCTGAGGTCAGGCTGATCCGCAAATTGCGAAAACGCCTGCCTTGACGATCAACGATCATGGATCACTCCGGCAGAGGATGATTCGGGCGCGCTAAAAGCTGACTGATAAATCAGCTTTTAGCAAGAGTCCTTGCCTGAGTATATTCCTGGGGTACTACGCCTGGCAGCAAATCATTACGTGGCAGGCGTTTGGGCCGGCGTTGCTTCAATCGCCGGGGGCTCGCTGCTGTGCTTGCGCTTGTTGCCCATACGCACGCCGATATCCATCAAAAACTGGAAGAAACCTTCCTGGTCTTCCAGCACGTTGCTCCAGAACGGCGAGTGGTAAAGCGCCACGGCACCGTGCACCAGGGCCCAGGCGGCGCAATAGTGGAAATACGGCGGCACATCTTCAAGCTTGCCTTCACTGATGCGGCCCTTGATCAGCAGGGTCAGGCGTTCGAAGTTCGAGGCGCGAATCTTGTGCAGTTCCTCGACCATCTCCGGCACCTGATGGCCCTTGACCACCTTCTCTTCCAGCCGGTCGAACAGGCGATAGCGCTGCGGGTCACGCATGCGGAACTCGAAGTAGGCACGGGACAGGGCTTCCTTGTCCTTGTCGACGTCGGCCGAATGCAGCAGCTCGTTCAAGTCGCGCTCGTAGTCGAGCATCAGGCGCAGGTAGATCTCGGCCTTGGACTTGAAGTGCTTGTAGATCGTGCCTTTGCCGATACCCACGGCATCCGCGATCATCTCGACGGTGACGCTGTCTTCACCTTGTTCAAGGAACAGCTTGAGTGCGGTGTCGAGAATTTCCTGCTCACGGCGGCGAAACTCACGGACCTTACGGGGTTCTTTGTGCATGAGGAAGAGGTCTGCAAAGGTCGGATTAGGGAGGGTTGCGCAGGGCCACAGATACGTGGCGATACGATTTACCCGGTGCGAGGGATTATCCCGACTGAACGGTCGTTGGGCAATGTCTATGTGAACCCGCAATGCACTTTACTTTCAGCGCGCCAACGTTTTCATTGATATCAGTCAGAAATAATACGCAACAACCGCACCCGTGCACCGGCCCGATGAGAACTCAAGCGAAGCGCGCGTATTCCAAATCTGTTTAAAAAACGATCAGTCGCGACTGGACTGAATCGGATACTGATCAATACTTGAACTGTCGACGTGACATCTCCCCCAAGTGAAGCGCCGACCTGGGTACCAACGGACCGCGTACCCTTGTTTTACTCCTAATGGTCTTAGCCCGGATTCACCCCCCAGAACCCGGGTTTTTTTTGCCTGCGATTCGGCAACGCTAGCGGGTTACGTGAGCCAGCGGGAACAGTCGCTTGAAGTTTTCCGTGGTCTGCTCGGCAAAACGCTCGTAGGACTCGCCGCGCAGCATCGCCAGGTAATCCGCCACGTCGCGCACATACTCCGGCAGGTTCGGCTTGCCGCGATGGGGGATGGGCGCCAGGTACGGCGAGTCGGTTTCCACCAGCAGGCGATCGGCGGGCACCTGGCGTGCCACATCACGCAAGGCATCGGCGTTGCGGAAGGTGACGATGCCCGACAGCGAAATATAGAACCCCAGGTCCAGCGCCGCCTTGGCCATGTCCCAGTCTTCGGTAAAGCAATGCAACACGCCGGCCTGGGGCAATGCCGCTTCGCGCAGCAGGGTCAGGGTATCGGCACGGGCGCCACGGGTGTGGACGATCACCGGTTTACCTGTCTGCCGGGCGGCTTGCAGGTGCAGGCGGAACGAAGCCTGCTGCAACTCGGCGGCTTCGGGTTCGTAGTGGTAATCCAGGCCGGTCTCGCCGATGGCCACCACGCGCGGGTGATTGAGCTCACCCAGCAGCCAGTCGAGTGCCGGGGCTTCACCGGGCTTGAGGTCCAGCGGGTGGATACCCACCGAGCAATGCACATCGGCATAACGCTCGGCCAGGGCTTTGACGTCCGCCGCATTCTCCGCGCTGACGCCGATGCACAGGAAGTGCCCTACCCCACGCTGGCGGGCGGCGTCGAGGGCAGCGTCAAGGGAGCCGCCGTGCTGGGCCAGGTCGAGACGGTCAAGGTGGCAGTGGGAATCTACAATCATAGGAATCTACAACTTCAGTCACGAAAAGTGTCTGGCCGACGATACACCCGCCGGCCACGGGAATTAACGACGGCCGAGCAAACCGACCCACTGCACCAGCAACGCTTCCAGCAGCAGAACGCGGTTGAGGTTGGCCTTGCCCAGCACCTTCTGGCGCTGGGCGAGGATCCAGTCCTGGAGGGTCAGCACCTTGTCCTGGGCACTTTTCTGCGCCAGGTATTGCACCACCTTTCGCATATCCGGCAGGCCCAGACCGTTTTCATCCTGGGTCAGCTGGTAGCGCAGGATCAGGCTTGACCAGTCGCAGAACCAGTCGAACAGCAACTGCAGGGGGATGTCCTTCCAGGCGCTTTCTGCCAGCTGGGTGGCGGACACTTCCTGCTTGATCAGTTTCTTGACCCCGTCCACCACCAGCGCACGTTGTTCACGCACGCCCTGGGCGTGCAGCTTCACGGCGGCCAACGGCGAGCCGGCGGCCAGGGTCAGCAGCTCGACCCGTTCGTCCTGGGAACACTCCGGCAACGCCTGCGCCAGCCACGCAAGGCTCATGGCCTCGCTTGGCAGCGGGCAGGCCTGCTGCACGCAGCGGCTGCGGATGGTCGGCAGCAAACGGCTGGACTGGTGACTCACCAGCAGCAACACCGTATCGCCGGACGGCTCCTCCAGGCTTTTGAGCAAGGCGTTGGCAGCATTGATGTTCATCGCCTCCACCGGCTCGATCAGCACCACCTTGCGCCCGCCCATCTGTGCGGTCTGCACCACGAAGCTGACCAGGTCGCGCACCTGGTCGACCTTGATTGCCTTGTCGGCCTCTTCGGGCTCCAGCAGGTAGTTATCCGGGTGGCTGCCGGCCTTGAGCAGCAGGCAGGATTTGCACTCGCCGCAGGCTTCAAGCTTGACCGGGCGCTGACACAGCAGGCTGGCCATCAGGCGCTCGGCCAACGCTCGCTTGCCGATCCCCACCGGCCCATGCAACAGGTAGGCGTGGGCGTGCTGGGCACGGCCGGCCAGTTGTTGCCACAGGCTGTCCTGCCACGGGTAGGCTTCAGCCACGGGCGCGCTCCAGCAGTTTAGGTAGCAGCGCGTCGATGGCTTGCTGCACCTGCGCCAGCGGTTGGGCGGCATCCAACAACGAATACCGCGCAGGCTCAGCCTTGGCAAGCGTGAGGAATGCACTGCGTACCGCGTTGAAGAACTCATCGCCTTCCAGCTCGAAGCGGTCCAGGCGGCCACGGGCACTGGCGCGGGCCATGCCGACTTCCACCGGCAGATCGAACAGCAGGGTCAGGTCAGGGCGCAATTCGCCCTGGACAAAGGTTTCCAGGGTGGCGATGCGCTCCACGGACAAGCCCCGACCGCCGCCCTGATAGGCATAGGTAGAATCGGTGAACCGATCGCAGATTACCACGGCACCACGGGCCAGGGCCGGACGGATCACCTCGGCCAGGTGCTGGGCACGGGCGGCGAACACCAGCAGCAGCTCGGTGTCCGGGTTCATCTGCTCGTCACCTGGCGCCAGCAGCACTTCGCGGATACGCTCGGCCAGCGGCGTGCCACCGGGCTCGCGGGTCAACACCACCTCGATGCCTTCGCTGCGCAAGCGCTCGGCCAGGTAATCGCGGTTGGTGCTTTTTCCGGCGCCTTCGGGGCCTTCCAGGGTAATAAACAAGCCAGTCACAGGCAGTCCTTAGTCAGAATTATTGCGGGCTTTGCGGCGCGGTGGCGTCCGGTGCAGGGTCCGCCGGCGGTTCTACCGGCGTCTCGGCAGGCACATCCGCCGGTGGCGTTGCGTCTTCGGCAGGCTTCACCACCGGCGCCGGGCTGGAGCGGTAATCGGCGCGCCGCTTGAGTTGGAACTCACGCACGGCGGCATTATGCGCATCCAGGTTATCGGAGAAAATGTGGCTGCCATCGCCACGGGCAACGAAATACAGGCTGCTGCCCGGCACCGGGTTCAGCGCGGCATGGATCGCCTCGCGGCCGACCATGGCGATGGGCGTCGGCGGCAAGCCGGCCACCATGTAGGTGTTGTAGGGGTTGGCTTCCTTGAGGTGCGCGCGGGTCAACTTGCCGTTGTAGCGCTCGCCCAGGCCGTAGATCACCGTCGGGTCGGTCTGCAGCAACATGCCGATCTTCAGGCGACGTACAAACACCCCGGCAATCTGCCCACGTTCTTCAGGCACGCCCGTCTCTTTCTCCACCAGGGAGGCCATGATCAGTGCTTGATAAGGGTCGGTGTACGGCGCATCGGCGGCGCGCTTGCTCCACTCCTGAGCGAGGACATCGTCCAGGCGGTTGTAGGCTTTTTTCAGGAATTCGACGTCGGTCATCCCGCGCACAAAACGGTAGGTATCGGGGAAGAACCGCCCCTCGGGAAACACGCCAGGGTGACCGAGCTTGTCCATGACTTCGCTGTCGCTCAGGCCCGAGAGGGTCTGCACGA of Pseudomonas azotoformans contains these proteins:
- the mltG gene encoding endolytic transglycosylase MltG; the protein is MIRKLVVLLLVGLFSAALLLGYGAWKYDAALKQPLNLTQEQLLDVPAGATPTGTFNRLEADGVLDGAFWLRLYWRFNLDGQPLHSGEYRMTSGMTAQGLIGLWQRGEVVQYSLTLVEGWNFRQVRSALAKHEKIVQTLSGLSDSEVMDKLGHPGVFPEGRFFPDTYRFVRGMTDVEFLKKAYNRLDDVLAQEWSKRAADAPYTDPYQALIMASLVEKETGVPEERGQIAGVFVRRLKIGMLLQTDPTVIYGLGERYNGKLTRAHLKEANPYNTYMVAGLPPTPIAMVGREAIHAALNPVPGSSLYFVARGDGSHIFSDNLDAHNAAVREFQLKRRADYRSSPAPVVKPAEDATPPADVPAETPVEPPADPAPDATAPQSPQ
- a CDS encoding TetR/AcrR family transcriptional regulator gives rise to the protein MHKEPRKVREFRRREQEILDTALKLFLEQGEDSVTVEMIADAVGIGKGTIYKHFKSKAEIYLRLMLDYERDLNELLHSADVDKDKEALSRAYFEFRMRDPQRYRLFDRLEEKVVKGHQVPEMVEELHKIRASNFERLTLLIKGRISEGKLEDVPPYFHYCAAWALVHGAVALYHSPFWSNVLEDQEGFFQFLMDIGVRMGNKRKHSSEPPAIEATPAQTPAT
- a CDS encoding TatD family hydrolase, whose amino-acid sequence is MIVDSHCHLDRLDLAQHGGSLDAALDAARQRGVGHFLCIGVSAENAADVKALAERYADVHCSVGIHPLDLKPGEAPALDWLLGELNHPRVVAIGETGLDYHYEPEAAELQQASFRLHLQAARQTGKPVIVHTRGARADTLTLLREAALPQAGVLHCFTEDWDMAKAALDLGFYISLSGIVTFRNADALRDVARQVPADRLLVETDSPYLAPIPHRGKPNLPEYVRDVADYLAMLRGESYERFAEQTTENFKRLFPLAHVTR
- a CDS encoding GntR family transcriptional regulator; its protein translation is MIRHVRFDKKKRVVDELIRRIEGGVMADGFLLPGEHQLAEEFAVSRGTLREALAELKRRNYIATQSGVGSIVTFDGMVLDQRSGWAQALADTGAKVNTDILRLEAVTRPDLFSRFGSDQFIALDRRRRTTDGTAVSLERSLMPASGGLEGLPRVGLIDNSLTITLAAYGYVGAEGDQWIGAEPLSDEDAELLGRPAGTVFLKASRTTYDRRERFMEYVESLLDPLHFRLHLQFGNSK
- a CDS encoding DUF4823 domain-containing protein is translated as MRSLVLLLASLTLSGCMTVSDMAEGTRYQMSDAGLLDYSDTRRTASVRIQPDSFVFIAQGAFVPPGSAYPRPNVVAEEAFNGFVEYFPMVRRARQPEGLEQAMAEARAAGAHYLLYCRFAKADDRIGNADEWADQEALDRVGLDSGVIQIMLIETSTQYLIDTARIRSRGGLLTFHDNKPQDLIARPLAQYARGLLGMSDQ
- a CDS encoding ADP-ribosylglycohydrolase family protein, encoding MTPLNRALGAFYGLALGDALGMPTQSLSREQVRARFGAITGLEDADADQPIAPNMPAGSITDDTEQAILVGELLVEGRGKIEPTVLAQRLIDWEAVMRAKGSQDLLGPSTKRAIDMILAGHTPEESGRYGTTNGAAMRITPVGIAADVSDPAPFIQAVIQACQVTHNTTLGISSAAAVAAVVSAGINGVDLGEALNIGTQVAQQAEGHGHWIAGGRISTRISWARTLSVGSGDKALFADLLYELIGTSVASQESVVVSFALAQQVAVGEMSAFEALCLAASLGGDTDTIAAILGAMLGACLGMQCWPEALIEQIKQVNDLDLQPLVQGLLTIRTP
- a CDS encoding GTP 3',8-cyclase MoaA, giving the protein MIVDRQGRRFRNLRISLTSACNYACTYCVPNGKRLVAAQDELSAEAMARGVEYLIEAAGIDRLRITGGEPLVSPKLEAFMGAVGGMGLSDISLTTNGQLLARKLPLLVEAGIKRINVSLDTLDADAFRSIARGGDLATVLDGMDRARAAGIKIKVNMVPLRGQNLDQVMPLLDYCLERGYELRFIELMRMGHLAKDSNAFLQQFVSLQQLLGLIGEQYEYLQANAPVDATAVRYEVPGKGFFGVIANESVPFCRTCSRLRLSSTGWLHGCLSSSNRHYVGDLLDKPRHQALPALQGLLMKALGDKQEVAFSGGATIMKIIGG
- a CDS encoding purine-cytosine permease family protein; the protein is MSSTSSGQSAGQLETRGIEPVPEGECNGHPLQLFWVWFAANISILGLPLGATLVAFRGLAIWQAIIVAILGAAGSFAVVGIISIAGRRGRAPSLTLSRAIFGVRGNIGPTLVSLMSRLGWETVNTTTAAFVLLSLCSILFGSPVEAKSAPVLTLVFIAIFVLLTLSVSGLGHATLLVIQKWATYVFGALNILVGGFLCATIDWSAVFNATPAPLSAMIIGVGTMAAGTGIGWANAGADMSRYQHRSVKAVRLVASAAFGAGIPLVLLITLGGLLSVGNNDLASATDPIIAIRDMLPTWMAVPYLITAFGGLLLSNNLSVYSAGLTTLTLGLKVKRVHAVIVDIVAIFAGSIYFMLIADSFYGPFITFISLLAVPITAWVGIFVVDLIHRHYYSPKDLLDVSPSSAYWYRGGVEWRAFGAWAVAIVLGFSFTTIGTTAENIWFAGPLSDSWLGHNGLGWIVTFLVAGGIYAVLGGAADRRPALVESPNV
- a CDS encoding DUF1285 domain-containing protein — its product is MTDTAKANDLLAQLPKGKGPAPVHLWNPDFCGNIDMRIARDGTWFYQGTPIGRKPMVKLFSNIIRRDGDDYFLITPVEKVGITVDDAPFVAITLEVEGQGESQVLRFTTNVDEQVEAGLEHPLRVVIDSVTQEPAPYVRVRSNLEALVHRNAFYQLVELAVSRPINGQNWLGVWSAGEFFPIGLEP
- the tmk gene encoding dTMP kinase → MTGLFITLEGPEGAGKSTNRDYLAERLRSEGIEVVLTREPGGTPLAERIREVLLAPGDEQMNPDTELLLVFAARAQHLAEVIRPALARGAVVICDRFTDSTYAYQGGGRGLSVERIATLETFVQGELRPDLTLLFDLPVEVGMARASARGRLDRFELEGDEFFNAVRSAFLTLAKAEPARYSLLDAAQPLAQVQQAIDALLPKLLERARG
- a CDS encoding DNA polymerase III subunit delta', producing the protein MAEAYPWQDSLWQQLAGRAQHAHAYLLHGPVGIGKRALAERLMASLLCQRPVKLEACGECKSCLLLKAGSHPDNYLLEPEEADKAIKVDQVRDLVSFVVQTAQMGGRKVVLIEPVEAMNINAANALLKSLEEPSGDTVLLLVSHQSSRLLPTIRSRCVQQACPLPSEAMSLAWLAQALPECSQDERVELLTLAAGSPLAAVKLHAQGVREQRALVVDGVKKLIKQEVSATQLAESAWKDIPLQLLFDWFCDWSSLILRYQLTQDENGLGLPDMRKVVQYLAQKSAQDKVLTLQDWILAQRQKVLGKANLNRVLLLEALLVQWVGLLGRR